One segment of Candidatus Hydrogenedentota bacterium DNA contains the following:
- a CDS encoding Gfo/Idh/MocA family oxidoreductase: MKAKWGVLGCGGIARRRTIPEGIAKASNAELTAVMDTNTDAVHAVAKEFGALACISEAELLASDCDIVYLATPVNLHLAQAKRAAEAGKHVFCEKPLGVTVDEASAMVNVCKANGVKLGTGLMMRFHAQHQAALEIVRGGRLGKPVFARAQLSCWYPPIEGAWRQDPAKGGGGSLADLGSHCLDLLEMFFGQIVRVSCSVACLVHKYKSEDTAVVIAEFENGARGVVDVLFNVPDASSRNRLELYGTQGCILAEGTIGQGELGEMTAYIEESAKGYEAQQERVSGKSEVISPAPVNMYRAEVEAFSQAVLDNAAPPQDGRIGLWNQKVMAACYESARTGRAVEVG; this comes from the coding sequence ATGAAAGCGAAATGGGGCGTATTGGGATGCGGGGGCATTGCCCGCCGCCGCACGATACCCGAGGGAATCGCAAAGGCAAGCAATGCCGAGCTGACCGCCGTGATGGACACGAATACGGACGCGGTGCATGCGGTTGCCAAGGAGTTCGGCGCGTTGGCCTGCATATCGGAAGCGGAACTGCTGGCCAGCGATTGCGACATCGTTTATCTTGCCACTCCGGTTAACCTGCACTTGGCCCAAGCCAAACGAGCGGCGGAGGCGGGCAAGCACGTATTTTGCGAGAAGCCCTTGGGCGTTACCGTCGACGAGGCCAGCGCGATGGTCAACGTGTGCAAGGCAAATGGCGTGAAATTGGGCACGGGCCTGATGATGAGGTTTCATGCGCAGCATCAAGCCGCGCTGGAAATTGTGCGCGGAGGTAGACTCGGAAAGCCGGTGTTCGCGCGCGCGCAGTTGTCCTGCTGGTATCCGCCCATCGAAGGCGCGTGGCGGCAGGACCCCGCGAAGGGCGGCGGTGGAAGCCTCGCCGACCTCGGTAGCCATTGCCTCGATTTGCTTGAGATGTTCTTCGGGCAAATCGTGCGTGTCTCGTGCAGCGTGGCATGTCTGGTACACAAGTACAAGAGTGAAGATACCGCGGTCGTCATTGCCGAGTTTGAAAATGGCGCGCGTGGCGTCGTCGATGTCTTGTTCAACGTACCCGACGCGAGTTCACGCAACCGGTTGGAGTTGTACGGCACGCAAGGGTGCATCCTCGCGGAAGGCACGATCGGTCAGGGCGAACTGGGTGAAATGACCGCGTACATCGAGGAATCGGCAAAGGGGTACGAAGCGCAGCAAGAGCGCGTCTCTGGAAAGAGCGAAGTCATTTCACCTGCGCCGGTAAACATGTATCGCGCGGAAGTTGAAGCCTTCTCGCAAGCCGTGCTCGACAATGCCGCGCCGCCGCAGGACGGCAGAATCGGCCTCTGGAACCAGAAGGTCATGGCGGCCTGCTATGAGTCGGCACGCACGGGGCGCGCTGTAGAAGTAGGTTAG
- a CDS encoding aminotransferase class III-fold pyridoxal phosphate-dependent enzyme translates to MNAESSPEPGATQALYRHAKSRIPGGTQLLSKRPEMFLPDQWPAYAREARGCEVWDLDGKHYFDMTHNGVGSCLLGYADPDVTRAVVARVEKGSMCTLNAPEEVALADRLCEIHPWAENVRFTRCGGEACAVAARILRATTDRSVIAICGYHGWQDWYLAANLGDSDALRGHLLPGLDPLGVPRELRGTAVTFAYNDRVAFQKILDDFGDRLAGVIMEPCRYEDPQPGFLEFVRDGVHSKGGLLVFDEITIGWRLVHGGAHLRLGVTPDIAVFAKALGNGHPIGAVIGTRDAMSGAHESFISSTYWTEGVGPTAALATLDKLCEKDVTSHVERIGTEIKKTWAACGSKHQLPVVVAEGYPCLAHFRFDHPEANALRSLYTQEMLERGYLAGLAIYPTLAHTDAIVADFTAAVDATFAVLSQALHDGAVSQRLRGPAAHEGFKRLL, encoded by the coding sequence ATGAATGCTGAGAGTAGTCCGGAGCCTGGCGCCACGCAGGCGCTGTATCGTCACGCCAAATCCAGAATCCCAGGCGGAACGCAACTGCTAAGCAAGCGGCCTGAGATGTTCCTTCCCGATCAATGGCCGGCGTATGCGCGCGAAGCACGCGGTTGCGAAGTGTGGGATCTTGACGGCAAGCACTATTTCGACATGACCCACAACGGCGTTGGTTCCTGTTTGTTGGGCTACGCCGACCCTGATGTGACGCGCGCCGTGGTGGCACGGGTCGAGAAGGGCAGCATGTGCACGCTCAACGCGCCCGAGGAAGTCGCGCTGGCGGACCGCTTGTGCGAAATCCACCCGTGGGCCGAAAACGTGCGGTTCACGCGGTGCGGCGGAGAAGCCTGCGCGGTTGCGGCCCGCATCCTGCGCGCGACCACGGATCGCTCGGTCATCGCGATCTGCGGCTATCACGGCTGGCAGGATTGGTATCTCGCGGCGAACCTTGGCGATTCTGACGCACTTCGAGGACACCTATTGCCTGGACTCGATCCGCTGGGTGTGCCGCGCGAGTTGCGCGGAACCGCGGTGACGTTTGCGTATAACGATCGGGTGGCGTTTCAGAAGATTCTCGATGACTTTGGCGATCGGTTGGCGGGCGTGATTATGGAGCCGTGCCGGTACGAAGACCCACAACCTGGGTTTCTGGAGTTTGTGCGCGATGGCGTCCATTCCAAGGGCGGTTTGCTGGTCTTTGACGAAATCACGATCGGATGGCGCTTGGTGCACGGCGGGGCGCATCTGCGTTTGGGTGTGACGCCCGACATCGCCGTTTTCGCGAAGGCGCTGGGCAACGGGCATCCCATCGGCGCGGTGATTGGAACGCGCGATGCCATGTCAGGCGCACACGAATCATTCATCAGCAGCACCTACTGGACAGAAGGCGTGGGGCCAACGGCGGCACTGGCGACGTTGGACAAGCTGTGCGAAAAAGATGTCACAAGCCACGTGGAGCGCATCGGAACGGAGATAAAGAAGACTTGGGCCGCATGCGGCAGCAAACATCAGTTGCCGGTCGTTGTCGCAGAAGGCTATCCGTGTCTCGCCCATTTTCGATTCGACCATCCCGAAGCGAATGCACTCCGTTCGCTCTATACGCAGGAGATGCTGGAGCGAGGATACCTGGCCGGGCTTGCCATCTATCCGACGCTCGCGCATACGGACGCGATTGTCGCGGATTTCACCGCGGCCGTCGACGCGACCTTCGCCGTGCTTTCACAGGCTTTGCACGACGGCGCGGTGTCGCAACGATTGCGCGGACCCGCAGCGCACGAAGGTTTCAAGCGTCTACTGTAA
- a CDS encoding sodium/solute symporter (Members of the Solute:Sodium Symporter (SSS), TC 2.A.21 as described in tcdb.org, catalyze solute:Na+ symport. Known solutes for members of the family include sugars, amino acids, nucleosides, inositols, vitamins, urea or anions, depending on the system.) codes for MEGELSFGALNYAVLAVYLAFMVWIGIRLAGKQETTKDFFLAGQTMPWIAVAMSVFATITSAITYMGVPGLVYSENMSIYVGILMMPVAAPFIILLFLPFYRKLEVTTSYEYIDRRFGLPARYCVSSLFLLARLGWLGTVIYAPALALAVVTGIPLWLAIVLIGVLATVYTVMGGLAAVIWTDVAQFLILAGGALLVAVSLLNGVPGGLSEILRVASESGRLNFGEWRLSLTQMTITAVAVSYLLQFMHDYGVDQLTVQRLMASKTYSGMVWATVLNALFSVVIIGVLAFIGLGLYAYHQAWPDRLPDGLAGDRIFPYYVVHALPSGISGLVISGIFAAAMSSLDSGINSMSTVVVNDILKPLRKTAVSEDKDVTTARVLTLVFGGFATVVAFFASRIGNIIETAQVFLGLFSGPVLALFLLGILTRRGSFAGWLIGVAVGLPATIWIQKETSVHFIYYFPFSFAVSLIASLAASAVLRSKAAPLELTVWGMNRSEQSTR; via the coding sequence GTGGAAGGGGAACTTTCGTTTGGCGCTCTGAACTATGCCGTTTTGGCCGTCTATCTCGCGTTCATGGTGTGGATTGGCATCAGACTAGCCGGGAAACAAGAGACGACCAAGGACTTCTTCCTCGCCGGGCAAACCATGCCCTGGATTGCGGTGGCGATGAGCGTATTCGCCACGATCACCAGCGCCATCACGTACATGGGCGTGCCGGGACTCGTCTACTCGGAGAACATGTCGATCTACGTAGGCATCCTCATGATGCCCGTTGCCGCGCCGTTCATCATCCTCCTTTTTCTGCCCTTCTACCGCAAACTCGAGGTAACGACCTCCTACGAGTACATCGACCGGCGCTTTGGCCTCCCGGCGCGATACTGCGTGTCGTCGCTTTTCCTGCTTGCGCGTCTCGGTTGGTTGGGCACGGTCATCTACGCGCCCGCGCTCGCGTTGGCCGTGGTCACCGGAATTCCGTTGTGGCTGGCGATAGTGCTAATTGGCGTTTTGGCCACGGTCTACACGGTAATGGGTGGCTTGGCAGCCGTCATTTGGACAGACGTTGCGCAATTCCTGATTCTTGCGGGCGGCGCGTTGTTGGTCGCGGTCTCGCTGCTCAATGGTGTGCCCGGCGGGTTATCGGAGATCCTTCGTGTGGCGTCTGAGTCAGGCCGTTTGAACTTCGGGGAGTGGAGATTGAGCCTAACCCAGATGACCATCACCGCTGTGGCCGTTTCCTACCTGCTGCAATTCATGCACGATTACGGTGTGGACCAATTGACCGTTCAGCGATTGATGGCCAGCAAGACGTATTCGGGGATGGTTTGGGCTACGGTGCTCAATGCCCTCTTTTCCGTCGTGATCATTGGCGTGCTGGCTTTCATCGGTCTTGGACTGTACGCCTACCATCAAGCATGGCCCGATCGCTTACCCGACGGGCTCGCGGGCGACCGCATCTTTCCGTACTACGTCGTCCATGCGTTGCCCAGCGGCATTTCGGGCTTGGTAATCTCCGGCATTTTCGCGGCGGCCATGTCCAGCCTGGACTCGGGTATCAATTCCATGTCCACTGTTGTTGTGAACGACATCTTGAAGCCCCTGCGAAAAACAGCGGTATCGGAGGACAAAGATGTAACCACGGCGCGCGTGCTGACCTTGGTATTCGGCGGCTTTGCAACCGTCGTGGCTTTCTTCGCATCCCGGATCGGCAACATTATCGAGACGGCCCAGGTATTTCTCGGGTTGTTCTCGGGGCCCGTGTTAGCCCTGTTCCTGCTTGGAATACTGACCCGGCGCGGTTCGTTTGCCGGGTGGTTGATAGGCGTTGCCGTGGGCCTGCCCGCAACGATTTGGATCCAGAAGGAGACTTCGGTTCACTTCATCTACTACTTCCCATTCAGCTTCGCGGTGAGCCTTATCGCGTCGCTGGCGGCCAGCGCCGTTTTACGCAGTAAGGCCGCGCCACTGGAACTGACCGTGTGGGGAATGAACCGCTCGGAGCAATCTACTCGGTAG
- a CDS encoding alpha/beta hydrolase, translated as MDESSTEGESLSSEVTALHPLHGRRPKRILLRAAILLGIAYAGVTLVFTFLQDSLIFPAFGKVWRTPADPDYQWAYEEVALQVDGHTTRGWFIPEDNARATLLFSHGNGGTISDRLDFVVMFKAMGLNVLLYDYGGYGDSTGRPSEQRCYADARAMWQFLTEEKKIPPSEIILYGESLGGGVTVNLATEVKPGAVVLQSTFLSVTKRAQEMFPFLPVRLLLRHHFDNASKIGNIAAPILVIHSPDDTVIPFRHGRGLFELANEPKTFLQLKGDHNEGPFESQRKYMKGLADFVDGVFKK; from the coding sequence ATGGACGAATCTTCAACTGAAGGTGAGAGTCTTTCCTCCGAAGTCACCGCGCTTCATCCGTTGCATGGCCGCAGGCCGAAACGTATTCTTCTTCGCGCGGCGATCCTGCTTGGCATCGCGTACGCTGGAGTAACGCTTGTGTTCACTTTCCTTCAGGATTCGCTCATCTTCCCTGCGTTCGGAAAAGTGTGGAGGACCCCCGCCGATCCGGATTATCAGTGGGCGTACGAGGAAGTCGCTCTTCAGGTAGACGGACACACCACGAGAGGATGGTTCATACCCGAGGACAATGCGCGCGCAACGCTGCTCTTCTCGCACGGCAACGGTGGTACCATTTCCGATCGGCTGGACTTCGTAGTCATGTTCAAGGCAATGGGTCTCAACGTCCTTCTCTACGACTACGGCGGTTACGGCGACAGCACGGGACGTCCCTCGGAGCAGCGGTGCTATGCCGATGCGCGCGCCATGTGGCAGTTCCTCACGGAGGAGAAGAAAATTCCGCCATCAGAGATCATTCTCTATGGCGAATCGCTTGGCGGCGGAGTAACCGTCAACCTCGCCACGGAAGTTAAGCCGGGAGCGGTGGTGCTGCAGAGCACGTTTCTGTCCGTCACCAAGCGCGCGCAGGAGATGTTTCCTTTTCTTCCGGTGCGACTACTCCTCCGGCATCACTTCGATAATGCGTCGAAGATAGGAAACATTGCGGCTCCGATTCTCGTCATTCACAGTCCTGACGATACGGTCATCCCGTTTCGTCACGGCCGGGGACTCTTCGAACTGGCTAACGAGCCCAAGACGTTTCTGCAACTCAAGGGCGACCATAACGAGGGTCCATTCGAGTCCCAGCGGAAATACATGAAGGGGCTCGCGGACTTCGTGGACGGTGTGTTCAAGAAATAG
- a CDS encoding SDR family oxidoreductase, with product MQADLSGKIAIVTGAAQGIGRAVAETFARNGAIVALADIQEEKGRAAAREIGGAATFYPCDVSNAAQVREVFAAVVKAHGRLDIAVNNAGINTGKPEERVNIDQYPDEVWRRIISVDLDGAFYCCKAAASYMVPAKSGVIVNTASIAGVIPLRLQVGYVAAKAGVIRMTEAMAAELGPLGIRVNCISPGSTLVEGTRQLFYSNKEVADRLTSFIPQRRPGEAQEMANAVLFLASDAGSYVNGHNLIVDGGWTCGFSRDF from the coding sequence ATGCAAGCAGATTTGAGCGGGAAGATTGCGATAGTCACCGGCGCCGCGCAAGGGATTGGACGGGCTGTCGCGGAGACCTTTGCGCGCAACGGGGCGATCGTTGCATTGGCGGACATACAAGAAGAGAAGGGGCGCGCCGCGGCCAGAGAGATCGGCGGCGCCGCTACCTTCTATCCGTGCGACGTCTCCAACGCGGCGCAAGTTCGGGAAGTTTTCGCGGCGGTAGTGAAGGCGCATGGGCGTCTCGACATTGCGGTAAACAACGCAGGTATCAACACGGGAAAACCGGAAGAGCGCGTGAACATCGATCAGTATCCCGACGAAGTGTGGCGTCGAATCATCAGTGTCGATCTCGACGGAGCCTTCTATTGCTGCAAAGCGGCAGCGTCCTACATGGTTCCCGCGAAGTCGGGCGTCATCGTCAACACGGCGTCAATCGCGGGCGTTATTCCTTTGCGGCTTCAAGTCGGTTATGTCGCCGCAAAGGCCGGCGTGATACGCATGACGGAAGCCATGGCCGCGGAACTGGGGCCGTTGGGTATTCGCGTGAATTGCATTTCGCCCGGTTCGACCCTTGTAGAGGGTACGCGACAACTTTTCTACAGCAACAAAGAGGTTGCAGATCGGCTGACTTCATTTATTCCGCAGCGACGGCCCGGTGAAGCACAAGAAATGGCCAATGCCGTGTTGTTCCTGGCATCGGATGCCGGCTCGTATGTTAACGGACACAACTTGATCGTCGACGGCGGCTGGACATGTGGTTTCTCCCGGGATTTTTAG
- a CDS encoding glycoside hydrolase encodes MNIHVAETGIVYRNPSPNIWSRQAFFPSVLQAPSGDLLASFDMGIAMENADVRTYLCRSSDEGKTWSQPVRIHEPDCSQSPVSTLGRVSLLRDGTLLALQLLCDRSRNEFGLANPKTEGYVETQFCFLKSHDEGRTWSKPKLIMPPLAWNAFEICSPIISVSDSRWLLPTSLWRNWDGDCPFGMKAVSFLSDDQGETWHRTVDVMNLWEQQTVCWEQKQTELSDGRRMAVCWCYDYAKNSSLPNRYAFSTDHGESYGPALISPLAGETCTPYGLPDNHVLCIYRRVDERGLWAHLACIEGDTWVPLKDEPLWGTARSSYGLQSSSKVEEMAALRFGYPQLIRLPDGDFFVVFWCVEECVAQIRWIRLRLQ; translated from the coding sequence ATGAATATTCACGTCGCAGAAACAGGGATTGTTTATCGGAACCCGTCGCCCAATATCTGGAGCAGGCAAGCCTTCTTTCCGTCTGTACTTCAAGCGCCGTCGGGCGATTTGCTTGCCTCATTCGATATGGGAATCGCGATGGAAAATGCCGACGTCAGGACGTACCTGTGCCGCTCTTCCGATGAAGGCAAGACATGGTCGCAACCCGTCCGCATCCACGAACCCGACTGCAGCCAATCGCCGGTGTCCACGTTGGGGCGCGTGAGCCTGCTTCGCGACGGTACTCTTCTTGCGCTCCAGCTTTTGTGCGATCGTTCACGAAACGAGTTTGGACTCGCCAATCCAAAGACAGAAGGGTATGTGGAGACTCAGTTCTGCTTTCTCAAATCACACGATGAAGGAAGAACGTGGTCGAAGCCTAAATTGATCATGCCGCCACTCGCGTGGAATGCCTTTGAAATCTGCTCACCCATTATCTCCGTCTCCGATTCGCGGTGGTTGCTTCCGACTTCGCTGTGGCGGAACTGGGATGGCGACTGTCCATTTGGCATGAAGGCGGTTTCCTTTCTCTCAGACGATCAGGGAGAGACCTGGCATCGCACTGTTGATGTCATGAATCTCTGGGAGCAGCAGACGGTATGTTGGGAGCAGAAACAGACGGAATTGTCGGATGGCCGGAGGATGGCCGTTTGCTGGTGTTACGATTACGCCAAGAACTCAAGTCTGCCGAATCGCTATGCGTTCTCGACTGACCACGGCGAATCGTATGGACCCGCGTTGATATCGCCGCTTGCCGGTGAAACGTGTACGCCGTATGGGTTGCCGGACAATCATGTCCTCTGTATCTACCGGCGCGTGGATGAACGGGGACTCTGGGCGCATCTCGCGTGTATCGAGGGAGACACCTGGGTGCCGCTCAAAGACGAACCGCTTTGGGGTACGGCGAGATCGTCGTATGGGTTGCAGTCGTCAAGCAAAGTCGAAGAGATGGCCGCGCTTCGATTCGGTTACCCGCAGCTAATCCGATTGCCGGACGGCGATTTCTTCGTCGTATTCTGGTGTGTGGAGGAGTGCGTGGCCCAGATTCGATGGATTCGGCTCCGTTTACAATGA
- a CDS encoding Gfo/Idh/MocA family oxidoreductase, which produces MRFLIVGCGSMGRRRARCLRKLGYDTIHAFDLRPDRLEAIQRESGVRTVPGFEDAIKAGVDFVLVCTPPHVHTPYLMRCIEQRLPVFCEAPITLTPDDADAVIAQAEAASVFIAPSCTYLHNRIHQEIKRFLDDNELGAPMAAVSHVGQHAADWHPYEDYREFYVSKRSQGGMCFDMLPHELHLFTHFFGEVQSLSCMARRRSRELVSDEGACDVYDVLLDMSAGVSVALHQDVVQRPWGEYRKIACERGAIEWNWHGLRVTRYKGPQFLGTPEWETIPFADYDFEDMYVAEVAHAIECIQSGGGYLMPMRRERHILDLALACERSSASGQHITFD; this is translated from the coding sequence ATGCGCTTTCTGATTGTTGGGTGCGGTTCCATGGGACGCCGCCGTGCGCGCTGCTTGCGAAAACTTGGGTATGACACGATCCATGCGTTTGATCTCCGCCCCGATAGGCTTGAAGCGATTCAACGCGAGTCGGGCGTGAGGACCGTTCCCGGTTTCGAAGATGCGATTAAGGCGGGAGTCGACTTTGTGCTCGTCTGCACGCCCCCTCATGTGCACACGCCCTATCTCATGCGGTGCATCGAGCAGCGGCTTCCTGTCTTCTGTGAAGCGCCGATTACACTCACGCCGGACGATGCCGACGCCGTGATAGCGCAGGCCGAGGCGGCAAGTGTGTTCATTGCGCCAAGCTGTACCTATTTGCACAACCGTATCCATCAGGAGATCAAGCGCTTTCTTGACGATAACGAGTTGGGTGCGCCCATGGCTGCCGTATCTCACGTCGGGCAGCACGCGGCGGACTGGCACCCCTATGAGGACTATCGCGAGTTCTACGTTTCGAAGCGGTCGCAAGGGGGCATGTGTTTTGACATGCTCCCCCACGAGTTGCACTTGTTCACGCACTTCTTTGGCGAAGTGCAGAGTCTTAGCTGCATGGCACGACGAAGAAGCCGCGAGCTCGTGAGCGACGAAGGGGCTTGCGACGTCTACGACGTTCTGCTTGATATGAGCGCGGGCGTGAGCGTCGCGTTACATCAAGATGTCGTGCAACGACCGTGGGGCGAGTATCGCAAGATCGCGTGCGAACGCGGCGCGATTGAGTGGAATTGGCACGGATTGCGCGTCACGCGCTACAAAGGGCCTCAATTCCTCGGAACTCCGGAGTGGGAGACGATTCCATTCGCCGACTATGATTTTGAAGACATGTACGTTGCGGAAGTCGCGCATGCCATCGAGTGTATTCAAAGCGGGGGGGGCTATTTAATGCCCATGCGGCGCGAACGGCATATCCTCGATCTCGCGTTGGCGTGCGAGCGCAGCTCGGCCTCGGGCCAGCACATCACATTCGATTGA
- a CDS encoding aldo/keto reductase, with the protein MTQRGPACTPVATMDNEEQPPRLILGTVQLGMPYGIANREGRPSPGEARRILEVALANGIRYFDTAQAYGDSERVLGDTLAELGALDTVFITSKLRATLDPRDTNQIAQSIEESLERLHLDCLWCMLLHTPAWLACWDEGLGDVLKSFRNQGRIKHLGVSLGSAEDAPQCLANRDMEVVQAPCNAWDRRMVRNGHLPEFQRKGCLATVRSIYLQGLLTMTPEAVKERLPRAHDASVRWHNLARSMGLTATELAMRFALTLKAPLVVGVESVAQLEDTIRLSQLEPLTRGDIDAIADAVDPALTIDILEPKRWEQ; encoded by the coding sequence GTGACACAACGGGGGCCGGCATGCACGCCGGTTGCGACGATGGATAATGAAGAACAACCACCGCGCTTGATTCTGGGCACCGTGCAACTGGGCATGCCCTATGGCATCGCCAACAGAGAGGGGCGCCCATCGCCCGGTGAAGCCCGGCGTATACTCGAAGTCGCGCTTGCCAACGGCATCCGGTACTTCGATACCGCGCAGGCCTACGGTGACAGCGAGCGCGTGCTTGGAGATACCCTGGCCGAGTTGGGCGCGCTTGATACGGTCTTTATAACCTCCAAACTTCGCGCGACACTTGACCCGCGCGACACGAACCAGATCGCGCAGTCCATTGAAGAATCGCTGGAGCGCCTGCACCTCGATTGTCTCTGGTGCATGTTGCTGCACACGCCCGCGTGGCTTGCGTGCTGGGACGAGGGGTTGGGCGATGTACTCAAGAGTTTCAGGAACCAAGGCCGGATCAAGCATCTTGGCGTATCTCTCGGAAGCGCCGAGGATGCGCCGCAGTGCCTGGCAAACCGCGATATGGAAGTCGTGCAAGCTCCCTGCAACGCGTGGGACCGGCGCATGGTGAGAAACGGGCATTTGCCGGAGTTTCAACGCAAAGGATGCCTTGCAACCGTCCGGAGCATCTATCTGCAAGGTCTGCTCACCATGACGCCTGAGGCGGTAAAAGAGCGCTTGCCTCGCGCCCATGACGCATCGGTGCGATGGCACAATCTCGCGCGGTCCATGGGCCTCACCGCCACGGAACTGGCGATGCGTTTTGCCCTGACACTGAAAGCTCCGCTGGTCGTGGGCGTCGAGTCGGTGGCGCAACTGGAAGACACCATCCGTCTTTCGCAACTCGAACCCCTCACGCGAGGCGATATTGACGCGATTGCCGATGCGGTCGATCCTGCACTTACTATCGACATTCTTGAGCCAAAGCGTTGGGAACAGTGA
- a CDS encoding Gfo/Idh/MocA family oxidoreductase, producing the protein MLGMVEGNGHPYSWSAIFNGYDAEAMKACPYATIPDYLGKQPKETLGVAGAKVTHIWTDNPADASKVAKASLIPNVVDRPEDVIGQVDAVIIATDIGSEHVERCRPFVDAGLPLFVDKPMVDNEDDLRTFRRWHAEGHPIMSSSCMAYAKEFLPYRESTYDLGAIRYATVTTMKSWERYGIHALSAIYPILGPGFEVARNTGASERAVVHFTHRNGAEVVVTAIDDMYGGFMKSMICGTKDSAFVSFHDTYYAFRAQLLDFVKYLRTGQATTRFAETVELMQMIIGGIKSRENGGSPVRLADIG; encoded by the coding sequence ATGCTGGGCATGGTGGAGGGCAACGGTCATCCGTATTCGTGGAGCGCGATTTTCAACGGATACGATGCCGAGGCCATGAAAGCTTGCCCCTACGCGACCATCCCCGATTACCTCGGTAAGCAGCCGAAAGAAACGCTGGGGGTCGCCGGTGCCAAGGTCACGCACATTTGGACCGACAATCCCGCGGACGCGTCCAAGGTTGCGAAAGCATCGTTAATCCCGAATGTAGTGGATCGCCCCGAAGACGTGATTGGGCAGGTCGACGCCGTAATCATCGCAACCGACATTGGAAGCGAGCATGTGGAACGTTGCAGGCCCTTTGTGGACGCAGGCCTGCCCCTCTTCGTGGACAAGCCGATGGTGGATAACGAAGACGATTTGCGCACGTTTCGGCGCTGGCATGCCGAGGGTCATCCCATTATGTCGAGCAGTTGCATGGCGTACGCGAAAGAGTTCCTGCCGTATCGGGAGTCTACCTATGATCTTGGAGCGATTCGCTACGCCACCGTAACGACCATGAAGTCATGGGAACGCTACGGCATTCATGCGCTGTCGGCCATTTATCCCATTTTAGGTCCGGGTTTCGAGGTCGCAAGAAACACAGGGGCCAGCGAACGTGCCGTTGTACACTTCACGCACCGGAACGGAGCGGAGGTCGTTGTCACGGCGATTGACGACATGTATGGCGGTTTCATGAAATCGATGATCTGCGGCACGAAGGACAGTGCGTTTGTGTCGTTTCACGACACCTACTATGCGTTTCGCGCGCAATTGCTGGACTTCGTGAAGTACTTGCGAACGGGGCAGGCGACCACGCGCTTTGCCGAAACCGTCGAGTTAATGCAGATGATCATAGGGGGCATCAAAAGCCGAGAGAACGGGGGAAGTCCAGTTCGTCTCGCGGATATTGGTTGA
- a CDS encoding SDR family oxidoreductase yields the protein MSVLDRFSLKGKVVLVTGGAGLYGRQIVRAVAEAGATAYVASRNLDSLKALADTFAQDSLAIVPMQYDQGDESSVLALRDSILKQSGRIDALVNNAVLRPMKKGYKDDAAAFTQSMEINATGLFTVSRAFGDAMADQKSGSIVNIGSIQGMIGPDPTIYRGTSMSGWYPDYFFHKGGMINFTRFLASYYGASNVRCNCLSPGGYQTPDHPAPFVEHYSDRTFLGRLGNDTDLMGAVVFLASDASAYITGVNLPVDGGYTAK from the coding sequence ATGAGCGTACTTGACAGGTTCTCGCTGAAGGGCAAGGTGGTACTGGTCACCGGAGGCGCGGGGCTTTACGGCAGACAGATTGTGCGCGCCGTCGCGGAGGCGGGAGCGACGGCCTATGTAGCATCACGCAATTTGGACAGCCTGAAGGCATTGGCGGATACGTTCGCGCAAGATAGTTTGGCCATCGTCCCCATGCAATACGACCAAGGCGATGAGTCTTCCGTGCTTGCGCTGCGCGACTCCATCTTGAAGCAGAGTGGACGCATTGACGCGCTCGTGAACAACGCGGTGCTTCGCCCGATGAAGAAGGGATATAAGGATGACGCCGCCGCATTTACGCAGAGCATGGAAATAAACGCGACGGGCCTATTCACGGTGTCGCGCGCGTTTGGCGATGCAATGGCGGATCAGAAGAGCGGATCGATCGTGAATATCGGATCCATTCAGGGGATGATCGGCCCGGACCCGACCATTTACCGCGGAACATCCATGAGCGGGTGGTATCCCGACTATTTCTTCCACAAGGGTGGAATGATCAACTTCACGCGATTCCTTGCGAGCTACTACGGCGCAAGCAATGTCCGGTGCAATTGCCTGTCGCCGGGCGGCTACCAAACGCCGGATCATCCCGCGCCCTTTGTTGAGCACTACAGCGACCGGACGTTCCTGGGACGTCTCGGGAACGATACGGACTTGATGGGCGCGGTAGTATTTCTCGCCAGCGACGCCTCGGCCTACATCACGGGTGTCAACTTGCCGGTCGATGGCGGTTACACGGCGAAATAG